Part of the Nocardioides perillae genome is shown below.
CCGCCGCGCTCGGTGCGGTACTCCACGGTGTAGTCCACCGTGAGGGTCGCGGGGTCGGCGGTGACCTCGCGCAGTCGCGCGTCGCGCACCGTCGACCAGAAGCCCTCGTAGTCGCCGAAGCCGCCGCTGGCGTCCTGGAAGGCGGGCGTGAGCCGCTCCCAGGTCGAGGCGGGGTCCTCGGTGACCGTGTCGAGGTAGTCCTCGACGAACTCCTCCATCTCCTCCGCCGTCGGCGGCGGGGGCTCCGGTGAGCCCGAGGGCTCCGGTGTCGGGGACCCGTCCCCACCACCGGCCGGTCCGCTGCTCGGTGACGCGGCCGGGGTGCCCTCGCCGCCGCCGTCGAGGAGCGCGACGAGCCCGGCGCCGAGCAGCACCACCACGAGCGCGGCCAGCACGAGCAGGACGGGGCGGCGGCTCGCGGCGGCCGCGCCGGGCGGCTGCTCCGCCGTGGCGGTCGGCGCCGCGGCCGTCGTGGTGCCCGGTGACGCCGCCGGGACCGGAGGTCGCGCCAGGACCGCCGTCGCAGGGGCCTCCGCGGCGGCCCGGCCCGCCAGCGCGGCGGGACCGCCGAGCAGCACCTCGCGCACCCGGGCCGCGGACCAGCGCTGCGCCGGGTCGGTGGCCATCGTGGCCTCCAGCACCGGGGCCAGCCATCCGGCGCGGGCCGGGTCGAGCCGCGGCGGGTCCTCGTGCACGATGCGGTAGAGGGCGCCGACGACGTTGTCGCCCACGTCGTATGGCGGGTGCCCGGCGAGGGCGTGGAAGAGCGTCGCGCCGAGCGACCACACGTCGCTGGCCGGCGTCGCGGCCCGGCCCGACGCGGCCTCCGGGGCCAGGTAGGCGGGCGACCCGGTCACCAGGCCGGTCGCGGTGAGGGAGGCGTCGGCCTGGGCCCGGGCGATGCCGAAGTCGGTGATCTTGACGTGGTCGTCGTCGGTCACCAGCAGGTTCGAGGGCTTGACGTCGCGGTGGACGATGCCGGCCTCGTGGGCCACGG
Proteins encoded:
- a CDS encoding protein kinase domain-containing protein, translating into MSVVAGRYRLEREVGRGGMGAVWLARDEVLGRAVAVKRLGLAPPSGAAAGATGVDLARAEREARLAAMLNHPHVVAVFDLVVEDDQQWLVMEHVPSLTLAGLVHRDGPLGPARSAALLAQVADALAVAHEAGIVHRDVKPSNLLVTDDDHVKITDFGIARAQADASLTATGLVTGSPAYLAPEAASGRAATPASDVWSLGATLFHALAGHPPYDVGDNVVGALYRIVHEDPPRLDPARAGWLAPVLEATMATDPAQRWSAARVREVLLGGPAALAGRAAAEAPATAVLARPPVPAASPGTTTAAAPTATAEQPPGAAAASRRPVLLVLAALVVVLLGAGLVALLDGGGEGTPAASPSSGPAGGGDGSPTPEPSGSPEPPPPTAEEMEEFVEDYLDTVTEDPASTWERLTPAFQDASGGFGDYEGFWSTVRDARLREVTADPATLTVDYTVEYRTERGGRTTDQVRLTLAQVDGELLIADEG